A genomic window from Lotus japonicus ecotype B-129 chromosome 1, LjGifu_v1.2 includes:
- the LOC130727946 gene encoding uncharacterized protein LOC130727946 — protein MSSDRTRTKRRREEKTGEGEEEAMGVDYYKILQVDRGASDDDLKKAYRKLAMKWHPDKNPNNKKEAEAKFKQISEAYDVLSDPQKRAVYDQYGEEGLKGQVPPPGAGGFPGGSNGGSASFRFNPRSADDIFSEFFGFSSPFGGMGDMGGRAGASGFSRSGMFGDDIFTQFRNATTGEGPSHAPRKGAPIERTLHCSLEDLYKGTTKKMKISRDVTDSSGRPTSVEEILTIEIKPGWKKGTKITFPEKGNEQRGVIPADLVFIIDEKAHSVFKRDGNDLIFTQKISLVEALTGYTAQVTTLDGRSLTIPVNSIISPTYEEVVKGEGMPIPKEPSKKGNLRIKFNIKFPSRLTSEQKSGVKRLLSSP, from the exons atGAGCAGTGACCGCACACGAACgaagaggagaagagaagagaaaacaggagaaggagaagaagaagccaTGGGTGTGGACTACTACAAGATTCTTCAGGTTGATAGAGGAGCCAGCGATGATGATCTCAAGAAAGCGTATCGAAAGCTTGCTATGAAGTGGCACCCTGATAAGAACCCTAACAATAAGAAAGAGGCTGAAGCTAAATTCAAGCAAATCTCTGAGGCCTATGAT GTTTTGAGTGATCCACAAAAGCGGGCAGTGTATGATCAATATGGTGAGGAGGGGTTGAAGGGGCAGGTGCCGCCGCCTGGTGCCGGTGGTTTTCCCGGTGGCAGCAATGGTGGGTCAGCGTCTTTCCGGTTCAATCCGAGAAGCGCAGATGATatattttcagaattttttGGGTTTTCAAGCCCCTTTGGTGGAATGGGGGACATGGGTGGCCGTGCTGGTGCCTCTGGATTTTCCAGGAGTGGCATGTTTGGTGATGATATCTTTACTCAATTTAGGAATGCAACAACTGGTGAGGGCCCTAGCCATGCGCCGAGGAAAGGTGCGCCCATTGAAAGAACATTGCATTGTAGTTTGGAGGATTTGTATAAAGGGACTAccaagaaaatgaagatttcaAGGGATGTTACTGACTCCAGTGG GAGGCCAACCAGTGTAGAGGAAATACTTACAATTGAGATCAAGCCAGGTTGGAAGAAGGGGACAAAAATAACTTTTCCTGAAAAGGGAAATGAACAGAGAGGAGTTATCCCTGCAGACCTTGTCTTTATCATTGATGAGAAGGCTCATAGCGTCTTCAAGAGGGATGGCAATGATCTTATCTTCACCCAGAAGATATCTCTGGTAGAAGCGCTGACAGGATACACGGCGCAGGTTACAACCCTTGATGGGCGAAGTCTTACCATCCCGGTTAATTCCATCATCAGTCCGACATACGAGGAAGTTGTGAAAGGAGAGGGTATGCCCATTCCCAAAGAGCCTTCCAAGAAAGGGAACTTGAGAATTAAGTTCAATATCAAGTTTCCCTCCAGGCTTACATCAGAACAAAAAAGTGGTGTTAAGCGATTATTGTCATCTCCATAa